TTCTTTTGCTCTCGGCGGACTATGAACTCCCTAAGTGCCTCATTCACAGTGTCTTTTTTCGTTTTCTTTCCTCCGATCTTCAGAGCTTTGCTCAAAAGTGCGTCATCAATTGCAAGATTTGTAGCCATGTGTGAGACTTTACACAAGAGGGGCCGTTGGTCAATTCTTTTGGTGAACGTGAAGGCCATACGCGTAGGTCATCGCGGAGCGATGGCCGGAGTTGTATGGGCCGCCTGGTTATACCTCTCTTTATTTTCCTTCGAATCGAACATGACTCCATGCTTGTTGCAGAGGGACAAGACTCTATCTAGAAGGTCTCTCTCTTTCAATTTTTCGATTTCGAAATAAAATGCTGGAAGCTGGTCGCAACCGATCCTCAACCATTTGTCGTGTAGTTGCCAAACTTTGATCATCGACCACCTAATCCTTACGAAAACACCTTGCCCCTCAACGGTCAGGTGACTCTCGGTCAGTCCATAGGTAAGTTCTTTCTTCAGTAGCTTAGATTCCTTGTAATTATTGGTTCTGGCAAATTTTGTGATCTTCTTGGTGAAGATGCCTAGGATAAGAAACAAAGTGAGGACTATTCCTAGGAGCAGTGTGTATGCTGAAAAATAGCAAGCTACGGCGACGAATGCTAAGATCACCTTGCGTGTTCTCTTTTGCTTTCTGGTGTAGAGACGATGAATGTCTTCGTATTCCTCTTCGGTGTGAGTGTGGGTGTTTTTGAATTCGAAGGGTTCCATCTATTTTCTGTATAACGCTAAGCTGATACGCGAGGGCCTAGAGGCCCGTTGTGAAAGAGTAGGGGTAGATTTCACCTTGCAGCGTCCACAACTCGGGGCGCTTGGCCCGAGTTGTATCGAGCGACTTGTTCACCTCTTCTTTCATTCTTCTTCCTCGGTTAGTGCTTTTGCTAAGTCTATCGCCTCCATCTCCTTTCCGAAAAGTTGTGCGTCCCAATTGGGTCCAACCATGTACTTCCCTTCATGTAAATCTTTCAGGTAGGATCCGACAAAATCATCGAAAGAAATCATTCGTACTTCATATTTCTTCCATTCCTTAATCACGTGCCGTTCGGCATATGCTCGATCTCACCAGAACACGATTACATCGGAGTCTTCGTATTCATTCGACGGACAGAACGCGGGACT
The Pelagicoccus sp. SDUM812003 DNA segment above includes these coding regions:
- a CDS encoding type II toxin-antitoxin system VapB family antitoxin; this translates as MATNLAIDDALLSKALKIGGKKTKKDTVNEALREFIVRREQKKVLDLFGTVEYFDDYEPKKARKK